Proteins encoded together in one Planctomycetaceae bacterium window:
- a CDS encoding O-antigen ligase family protein, translating to MHGGRIPHARLVLQAGTIIAALLSVGGRLLRGKRDDVIPVVILPLVLLAAVGLIQLLPIHRPLISGMDHAVHPELRSAFELPSNSGRNVLTASPSDTRFLVAQLTSLILLAFVAFEQVHSRKTVLVTLGALTLNAAANAVLALLQLFSGNRFLIHPGWWDGAGSPFSTFVNSNGAAGWLCLGLAAATGLLVYPLSASEPDVRLPGRSSPLRAARDFAESLVGYFARFSVYNVLAWTAFGFIGTALAATKSRAGISAAIAGLIVVFLGRISLRRLPATVLSTLAGIAAICGLLVLFKLDAGILKEMRTLRDPLTEAGSRFAHWGDSAGLIRDFPLTGGGLGAYKFATLPYQRHVTHSWFKNADNQFVEVLLEGGIVGFGAFLLIGIIGLVHGSVLYRTGLGEAFPSTHRSHVAVGAALLFGVVSQLFAGMFDFGLGLPPASVYLVLLTAVGGYAVFQGLSRDSRFESSRRHFLFGIRIGWLNLLAIKLSLLVASVSFLPDLWAATRLYPVTIAARQSLAAPVTPEVLQQRSDLRKRLIDLAPVRADDADAFWVRADLAEDALRQRVLLSAVDVSSLAEKDLQQAWSHTSVASLSHRYGKLQTLDNKSDAQALRRSIASLVEDSQFLSDLRGIQSRFQLMPKIAERLAVWELFLGQTEPAAADILRADFLEPNQSQMILRFGYTAFHTGSRELGTALYHQAIAGSEPLRATVLLDAVNEMSVSEALKEFGPDNYEDTVAAASRIRHTELREALLLQADDTWRAPEETPRRSLMDSRISHLLQTRQPDELEKWLEQCLTWVPNDTSFLATLADHLRRQGRLKESLEKSRRIEFADPNNTANNRRIKDLQRKLAAEK from the coding sequence ATGCACGGTGGACGAATTCCGCATGCACGGCTGGTATTGCAGGCAGGGACAATCATCGCCGCATTGCTGTCTGTCGGCGGGCGGCTCCTGCGGGGAAAACGTGACGATGTCATCCCGGTCGTTATCCTTCCGCTCGTTCTGTTGGCGGCCGTTGGCCTGATTCAGTTGCTGCCGATCCACCGCCCGCTGATTTCCGGCATGGATCATGCTGTCCACCCGGAATTGCGTTCGGCCTTCGAACTTCCTTCCAATAGCGGCCGTAACGTTCTTACCGCTTCGCCGTCGGATACACGGTTTCTGGTTGCGCAACTGACATCATTGATCCTGCTGGCGTTTGTGGCCTTCGAACAGGTGCATTCGAGAAAGACGGTACTTGTTACGCTCGGAGCGCTGACACTGAACGCGGCGGCGAATGCTGTCCTGGCGTTGCTTCAGCTTTTCAGCGGGAACCGTTTTCTGATCCATCCGGGCTGGTGGGACGGAGCCGGAAGTCCGTTTTCCACGTTCGTCAATTCGAACGGAGCGGCCGGGTGGTTGTGTCTCGGTCTGGCGGCGGCGACAGGCTTGCTGGTGTATCCGCTGTCCGCATCGGAACCCGATGTCCGACTGCCCGGCCGGTCATCGCCGCTGCGGGCCGCCAGGGATTTCGCGGAGTCACTTGTCGGCTACTTCGCACGGTTCAGCGTGTACAACGTCTTGGCGTGGACGGCTTTCGGCTTCATTGGAACCGCACTTGCCGCCACGAAGTCGCGAGCCGGAATCTCCGCAGCGATCGCCGGCCTTATTGTAGTTTTTCTGGGACGGATCTCGCTGCGTCGCTTGCCCGCCACCGTACTGTCGACGCTTGCCGGGATTGCAGCCATTTGCGGGCTGCTGGTGCTTTTCAAGCTCGATGCCGGCATCCTGAAGGAAATGCGGACTCTCCGCGATCCTCTCACAGAAGCCGGTTCCAGGTTCGCCCACTGGGGCGATTCCGCCGGGCTGATCCGGGATTTTCCACTCACTGGAGGCGGCCTTGGAGCCTACAAGTTTGCCACCTTGCCGTACCAGCGACACGTGACGCACTCCTGGTTCAAAAATGCCGACAACCAGTTTGTCGAAGTCCTGCTGGAAGGAGGAATCGTCGGATTCGGCGCGTTTCTGCTGATCGGGATTATCGGCCTGGTGCATGGCAGCGTTCTATATCGCACCGGCCTGGGAGAAGCGTTCCCGTCGACGCACCGCAGCCATGTCGCTGTGGGAGCGGCTTTATTATTTGGCGTCGTGTCGCAGTTGTTTGCCGGAATGTTTGACTTCGGTCTTGGTCTGCCGCCCGCGTCGGTATACCTGGTCCTGCTGACTGCGGTCGGCGGCTACGCGGTATTTCAAGGGCTGAGTCGAGACTCGCGGTTTGAATCGTCCCGACGGCACTTCCTTTTCGGAATTCGAATTGGCTGGCTGAATCTGCTCGCTATCAAGCTCAGTCTTCTGGTGGCGTCGGTCAGCTTCCTGCCGGATCTCTGGGCGGCGACAAGGTTATATCCTGTCACGATCGCTGCACGACAATCCCTGGCGGCACCCGTTACACCGGAGGTCCTTCAGCAGCGAAGTGACCTGCGAAAGCGACTGATCGACCTTGCGCCAGTCAGAGCTGACGATGCGGACGCTTTCTGGGTGCGAGCCGATCTGGCTGAGGATGCACTACGACAGCGAGTGCTGTTGTCCGCAGTCGATGTTAGTTCCCTGGCCGAAAAGGATCTGCAGCAAGCCTGGAGCCACACGTCAGTCGCTTCTCTTAGCCATCGGTACGGCAAGCTGCAGACACTGGACAACAAGAGTGACGCACAAGCTCTGCGGCGATCGATCGCGTCGCTTGTGGAGGATTCTCAGTTTCTCAGTGATCTCCGCGGCATCCAGTCTCGGTTTCAACTGATGCCGAAGATCGCCGAACGGCTTGCCGTCTGGGAATTGTTTCTCGGCCAGACGGAACCCGCAGCCGCCGACATTCTGCGAGCCGACTTCCTGGAACCCAACCAGAGCCAGATGATCCTTCGTTTTGGCTATACCGCGTTCCACACCGGCAGCAGGGAACTGGGAACTGCACTCTACCATCAGGCGATAGCAGGTTCAGAACCGCTTCGTGCGACAGTCCTGCTGGACGCGGTCAACGAAATGTCTGTTAGCGAAGCCCTGAAGGAATTCGGGCCGGACAACTACGAAGACACAGTCGCCGCCGCATCACGAATCCGGCATACGGAACTCCGAGAGGCGCTCCTCTTACAAGCCGACGACACCTGGCGGGCGCCCGAGGAGACTCCCCGACGGTCGCTGATGGACAGCCGGATCAGTCACTTGCTGCAGACCAGGCAACCGGACGAACTTGAAAAATGGCTGGAACAATGCCTGACTTGGGTTCCCAATGACACCAGTTTCCTGGCAACCCTGGCCGACCATCTGCGACGGCAGGGGAGACTAAAGGAAAGCCTGGAGAAGTCGCGCCGAATCGAATTCGCCGACCCGAACAACACCGCCAACAACCGCAGAATCAAAGATCTCCAACGAAAACTGGCTGCGGAAAAGTAG
- a CDS encoding PEP-CTERM sorting domain-containing protein (PEP-CTERM proteins occur, often in large numbers, in the proteomes of bacteria that also encode an exosortase, a predicted intramembrane cysteine proteinase. The presence of a PEP-CTERM domain at a protein's C-terminus predicts cleavage within the sorting domain, followed by covalent anchoring to some some component of the (usually Gram-negative) cell surface. Many PEP-CTERM proteins exhibit an unusual sequence composition that includes large numbers of potential glycosylation sites. Expression of one such protein has been shown restore the ability of a bacterium to form floc, a type of biofilm.), whose amino-acid sequence MLDNSTYDTFFIGGSTGMATLDGGNYVVNVAEAVAVPEPGSLAFLGCLIPIWFLCRRRRMQASN is encoded by the coding sequence ATGTTGGACAACTCGACCTACGATACGTTCTTCATCGGCGGGAGCACTGGTATGGCAACGCTTGACGGCGGAAATTACGTCGTCAACGTCGCCGAAGCTGTGGCCGTACCGGAACCAGGTTCACTCGCGTTTCTGGGCTGCCTGATTCCGATTTGGTTTCTCTGTCGACGGCGGAGGATGCAGGCGTCGAACTGA
- a CDS encoding UDP-N-acetylglucosamine 4,6-dehydratase: MHSDQLLHLIDRSAPLFKEELRIHGAAIRTQIAESRFLVVGGAGSIGSAVVRELFARGPRALHVIDTSENNLAELVRDLRSSLGYIEGDFHAYCFDVLGPEFDAFARHVQTEGHGYDYVLNFSALKHVRSEKDPFTLMRLIDVNIFLTRKLLDFSRSIGARKFFCVSTDKAANPVNMMGGSKRIMEMFLLGEDSTTAVSTARFANVAFSDGSLPFAWTQRILKRQPIAAPNDIRRYFVTAQEGAHLCLFSILQGQDREIYFPKLSANLHLITFAAMAERYLQSIGYEPVLCDTEDEARSRVEELAAAKKWPCHFFTTDTTGEKDFEEFYTESEQVDWDRYSEIGVVRNEAAATTEELSKFVQEIARLRQRQWWSKEELLAAFSGLLPHFTHKDTGRTLDDRM, from the coding sequence ATGCACTCTGATCAACTGCTGCATTTGATTGACCGCAGCGCGCCTCTGTTTAAGGAAGAACTCAGAATTCACGGCGCGGCGATCCGAACGCAGATTGCTGAATCCCGCTTTCTTGTCGTGGGTGGAGCCGGGTCGATCGGCAGCGCGGTGGTGCGCGAGCTGTTCGCCCGGGGGCCGCGGGCGCTGCACGTCATTGACACGTCGGAGAACAATCTGGCGGAGCTGGTCCGTGATCTGCGGTCGTCGCTGGGTTACATCGAGGGTGATTTCCACGCCTATTGTTTTGATGTTCTGGGACCGGAATTTGACGCGTTTGCCCGGCATGTGCAGACGGAAGGACACGGCTACGACTATGTGCTGAACTTCTCGGCATTGAAGCACGTCCGCAGTGAAAAAGATCCGTTCACGCTGATGCGGCTGATTGATGTCAACATCTTTCTGACCAGGAAGCTGCTCGATTTCAGCCGGTCCATTGGGGCTCGGAAGTTTTTCTGTGTTTCGACCGACAAGGCGGCGAACCCTGTCAATATGATGGGCGGTTCCAAGCGGATTATGGAAATGTTTCTGCTGGGCGAAGACAGTACCACCGCGGTCTCGACCGCTCGCTTTGCCAATGTGGCCTTTTCGGACGGATCGCTTCCATTTGCGTGGACTCAGCGGATTCTGAAACGCCAGCCGATCGCCGCTCCCAATGACATTCGCCGTTACTTTGTCACAGCCCAGGAGGGAGCTCATCTGTGCCTGTTTTCCATATTGCAGGGGCAGGATCGCGAAATCTATTTTCCAAAACTCAGTGCCAATCTGCACTTGATTACATTTGCGGCAATGGCGGAGCGTTATCTGCAGTCGATTGGTTATGAACCCGTGTTGTGCGACACCGAAGACGAAGCACGTTCGCGTGTGGAAGAACTGGCCGCGGCGAAGAAGTGGCCATGTCACTTCTTCACAACCGACACAACGGGTGAGAAGGATTTTGAAGAATTCTATACCGAGTCAGAACAAGTTGACTGGGATCGGTACTCCGAGATCGGCGTCGTCCGAAACGAAGCGGCGGCTACTACGGAGGAGCTGAGTAAGTTTGTTCAGGAGATCGCTCGGCTGAGACAGCGTCAGTGGTGGAGCAAAGAGGAGTTGCTCGCGGCGTTCTCCGGGCTGCTGCCTCACTTTACTCATAAGGATACCGGTCGTACTCTGGATGACCGAATGTAG
- a CDS encoding NeuD/PglB/VioB family sugar acetyltransferase, protein MTDASDLPVVVVGFGGHGRVVADALRTSGRTIAAATDLHPDPTLSGKLGVDIITDDEMCERFDASSVELALGIGSIWPGTEDSTRCRVARTLTGLGYRFTGFRHPAAWVSAMAAIDTTAQIHAGAVVQTGATIGEHVIVNTRASVDHDCRVEAFAHIGPAVTLSGDVCVGRGSHLGTGSCVIQGVTLGPACFVAAGATVVSDVPAGQYVRGTPARAFQPSGPHAARFGGA, encoded by the coding sequence ATGACAGACGCGTCGGATCTCCCAGTCGTCGTTGTTGGTTTCGGCGGTCACGGACGAGTCGTCGCCGACGCATTGCGGACCAGTGGTCGGACAATCGCAGCCGCCACGGACCTGCACCCTGACCCGACTCTGTCCGGGAAGTTGGGCGTCGACATCATCACCGACGACGAAATGTGCGAGCGGTTTGACGCCTCCTCGGTAGAACTCGCATTGGGAATTGGATCCATCTGGCCGGGAACTGAAGATTCAACACGGTGCCGCGTCGCTCGGACGCTGACCGGATTGGGGTATCGTTTCACCGGCTTTCGTCATCCTGCGGCGTGGGTTTCGGCAATGGCCGCCATCGACACGACGGCTCAGATTCATGCGGGGGCGGTTGTGCAAACTGGTGCAACGATCGGCGAGCACGTGATTGTGAACACACGTGCTTCCGTTGATCACGACTGCCGTGTGGAGGCGTTTGCCCATATCGGACCGGCCGTCACGCTGTCGGGAGATGTTTGTGTCGGTCGCGGAAGCCATCTTGGCACCGGAAGCTGTGTGATTCAGGGAGTCACGCTGGGACCCGCATGTTTTGTAGCGGCTGGTGCGACTGTTGTTTCCGATGTGCCGGCGGGGCAGTATGTTCGCGGAACTCCGGCCAGGGCGTTTCAACCTTCCGGACCGCACGCGGCGCGATTTGGCGGCGCATAA